The genomic region tggtgaggcgcctcgccaatatccaatgatagagcgtggcacATCACCCactttatatctccctcactaactttaagcataatttatctgagcagcttaccgatcgctgcagctgtacacagcccatctgtaaatagcccttccaatcaacctacctcatccccatattgtttttatttactttttttgcgttcggtcacatttgagagtgaggcagatgtaTAGCATTTAGCAAAAAAAAGATGATTATTTGtccctctgaaatgaaaccatcaagtgatagactttaaacaaatacatgtctgttatTGAACagccccatgccatgattagatagtgaagaAACACAacaatctctttcataatttctttaaacaataaaagctaatttaccaacatttctgaaaagtgAAATATAGCATTTTAGAAttaaactcttcttatgtttccccatctgagctcagagtagatgagagatataatgtttgtctctgttgtgttgaagaccaatcaagcaggagagaccagcctcccctgtacccagctgtgtgtccatgaagagtgaccggtctatgGATCATCCTATactgtttagagagggagacttttctactgaacaaaggtaagaagaactcatgggtcatggtcagtgagtaaaacaacactgtctctagtcatttctcctctcccattttgtgtgtgtgtgtgtgtgtgtgtgtgtgtgtgtgtgtgtgtgtgtgtgtgtgtgtgtgtgtgtgtgtgtgtgtgtgtgtgtgtgtgtatgaatcttTGTGtgcgtctttgtgtgtgtgtgtgtgcactccctggatgaggagatgtaatctctatcctggtcacttttacccctacctacatgtacatattacctcaattatagcctcattattacctcaactacctggtacccctgcacattgactcagtaatggtactccttatagcctcattattacctcaactacctggtacccctgcacattgactcagtactggtactccttatagtctcattattacctcaactacctggtacccctgcacattgactcagtactggtactccttatagcctcatctctgagagtgagacagatatatatatattattaccgtgtaaaacctagcagtactactgatttctctgagagtgaggcagatatatattattactgtgtaaaacctagcagtactactgatttctctgagagtgaggcagatatatattattactgtgtaaaacctagcagtactactgatttcgctgagagtgaggcagatatatattattactgtataaaacctagcagtactactgatgtCTCTgggagtgagacagatatatattattactgtgtaaaaccaagcagtactactgatttctctgagagtgaagcagatatatattattactgtataaaacctagcagtactactgatgtctctgagagtgagacagatatatattattactgtgtaaaacctagcagtactactgatttctctgagagtgaggcagatatatagctTTTTGCAAAACAACATGAATAtttgtctctgaaatgaaaccatcaagtgatagattttaagcaaatacatgtctgttattgaacaaccccatgtcatGACTAGATAGTGAATAAACACAACAATCTCTTTcatcatttctttaaacaataaaagctaattcaCCAACATTTCTTAAAAAGGACATATAGCTTTTTGGAATTAAACtcttgtttccccatctgagctcagagtagatgagagatgtaatgtttgtctctgttgtgttgaagcccaatcaagcaggagagaccagcctcccctgtacccagctgtgtgtccaggAAGCGTAAGCGGTCTATAGATCAACCTATacagtttagagagggagacttttctactgaacaaaggtaagaagaactcatgggtcatggtcagtgagttaaacaacactgtctctagtcatttctcctctcccattttccatttatttttgttgttttcataatccataggctaatccttttgtccattttcatagtcctaaaacaatattaaacacaacattccctcctgtgtgtgtgtgtgtgtgtgtgtgtgtgtgtgtgtgtgtgtgtgtgtgtgtgtgtgtgtgtgtgtgtgtgtgtatgtgtgtgtgaactccctggatgaggagatgtaatctcatgttttgtccacagaaaccaacaggagagatcagagtcagagatactcagtggtcagtcttcccaaagtcatcaaacagacctggactccatATTCaatgtatgtggtcctgttatgtacatttgtttttgtttacctcaagtaaagttgatctgtcaatcattcattaaCGTGTTGATGAGAAAGCATttattctcttgcttaacttagttgcttgaagagaatattatgacatttgtgaagaacgagctgaagatgttcaagaggattcttagtccagaactcccagaaggctttgagagtcagaagcaggataaggaagtggtggaccctgaagatgagaagcaggagagcagtgccagagagggagctctgaagatcacactgcacgtcctgaggaaaatgaaccagaaggagcttgctgacacactagAGAactgtaagatctgtctgcctcatgttgaatgatgttttataacatttaaaagctgtagctaaagtacagctaaaatagctgtgtaactcaatgatattgtagcagccttaacacaacacctagagacctcatcaagtagcagcagggatgtgttgtgttgattaatttagagagacagagagacaacaataataccatcaataataccaataataatataatcattcACACCAGTCtttacacatttatacagtcagttaAGAGAAGAAATGATAATAATTTAAAACTAaataacagtcctacaatactgtaggcattaaaatAAACGtgatattaatatcctctgtgttattcctagattcagatgagcttgctgtgatttgccaacgtgaactcaaatctaatctaaagaagaagtttcaatgtgtatttgaggggatggctaaacaaggaaacccaacacttctcaataagatctacacagagctctacatcacagagggtggaacaggagaggtcaataatgaacatgagctgagacagattgagacaacaaccaggaaacaagcaagaccagagactgcaatcaaatgtaacgacatcttcaaacccttaactggacaagacaaacgtatcagaactgtgctgacaaagggagttgctggcattggaaaaacagtctctgtgcagaagttcattctggactgggctgaagcaaaagcaaatcaggatgtccaatttgtattttcagtcccttttcgggagctgaatttgatgaaagaggacaaacacactttcattgaacttctcaatcacttctcaatggaaaccaaacaatcaagaatctcaaactacgacaagtacaaagttctgttcatctttgatggtctggatgagtgccgactgcccctagacttccagaagaacaagatctgttgggacgtcacagagtcaacctcagtggatgttctgctgacaaatctcatcaagggaaatctgcttccctctgctctcctctggataactacccgacctgcagcagccaataagatcccttcagggtgtgttgaccaggtgacagaggtacaaggtttcaatgacccacagaaggaggagtacttcagaaagagatttagtgatgaagacatggccagtagaatcatctcacacataaagacatcaaggagcctccacatcatgtgccacattccagtcttctgttggatttctgcaacagtccttgaacacatgctgaaacataagagagaagagatgcccaagactctgactgagatgtacacacaccttgtggagtttcataccaaacagaagaatgaaaagtatcttgggaaagaagagacaggtccacactggaataaagagagcattctgtcactgggaaaactggcttttcaacagcttgtgaatggcaatctgattttctatgaagaagacctgaaagaggctggcattgatatcaatgaagcctcagtgtactcaggattgtgcacacagctctttaaagaggaatgtgggctgtaccaggagaaggtgtactgctttgttcatctgagcattcaggagtttctggctgctgtatatgtgttcctctcattcatcaacaacaatgagaatctcatGGACAAACTGCAAACAAAATCCAGTAAGTTTTCTTCGCTGTTCAGAGACGAGCCTGAAGTtactttctacaagagtgctgtggataacgccttacaaagtgagacggGAAACTTGAACATTTTTCttcgcttccttctgggcctctcactggagtccaatcagaagcacttacgaggtctactgacaaagacaagaagcagctcacagacccatgaagaaacagtcaagtacatcaaggagaagatcagggagaatctctctccagagaggagcatcaatctgttccactgtctgaatgaactgaatgaccattctctagtggaggagatccaaagctacctgagaaCAGGAAGTCTTTCTAGAGCCaaactgtcacctgcacagtggtcagctctggtctttgtgttgctgacttcagaaaaggagctggatgtgtttgacctgaagaaatactccagatcagaggaaggtcttctgatgctgctgccagtggtcaatgcctccagagctgctctgtgagtaaataaaatgacatataagaactaatcatcaggaagaaatattcagtttagagacacatatgtattataatatgtatatcATATTTTATTGAATAACATATTGAATCAGTGCATTGGTGTTCACAttagtataacaatatgaccatacaattcttggagacggaagatgaatctatatgttgtttgagagaataaaccaaatgcTTCTGCCATTGTCCTTCTAATTTACTCGTTAAatgaacagtgtgtttgtgaagtcatgatgatctctttgcaggctgtcaggctgtggagtcacagaggaaggctgtgcttctctggtctcagctctgaggtcaaacccctcacacctgagagagctggatctgagtaacaatgacctgaaggattcaggagtgaagctgctctctgctggactggggaatccccactgtaaactggagactctgaggtcagtattcctgtagttggtcaacaagtgataactgttcaccagatccacatgtgtttaccagacacacatagtccacaccatatgtgtttggacagtgaaacaTACAGTTTTACATTTGACGCATTTtgaaccgtgtgtgtgtgcgtgtcaagtgtgtgtgtgtcctgtgtgtgtgtgtcctttgtgtgtgtgtgtgtgtgtgtgtgcacatgtatcactcaattaaacacacacacacacacacacacacacacacacacacacacacacacacacacacacacacacacacacacacacacacacacacacacacacacactagggctggAAGATATGGCCCAAATATTATATTGGTGTTTAAAAAGATTTGGACGGAGAGACTGTATTTTTAGCTTTTGAATAGTAAAAGTTGTACATTTgatttatgagtagtgagtgatcccagggtgctttatgagtagtgagtgatcccagggtgctctatgagtagtgagtgatcccagggtgctctatgagtagtgagtgatcccagggtggtttatgagtagtgagtgatcccagggtgcttgatgagtagtgagtgatcccagggtggtttatgagtagtgagtgatcccagggtgctttaggagtagtgagtgatcccagggtgctttatgagtaggtagtgatcccagggtgctttatgagtagttagttatcccagggtgctttatgagtagtgagtgatcccagggtggcaacacatacattctaagtgatttcaatgagtctttctccattctgattggtttatactgttcaattcaacttcaaccaaaaCAAATGTCAGCACTTTTATCATTTCTGCATTTCCACTCAATtgcagtgatggaaaaagtacccagttgtcattcttgagtaaaagtaaagataccttaatagaaaattactcaagtaaaagtgaaagtcacccagtaaaatactacttgagtaaaagtctaaaagtatttggttttaaatatacttaagtatcaaaagtgcgGCGGCagatagtctagtggttagagcgttgggccagtaactgaaagcagTGCATTGGTGTTCACAttagtataacaatatgaccatacaattcaAGGAGatggaagatgaatctatatgttgtttgagagaattaaccaaatgcatctgccattgtccttctacaTCAATtaattaacagtgtgtttgtgaaatgatgatgatctctttgtcaggctgtcaggctgtggagtcacagaggaaggctgtgcttctctggtctcagctctgaggtcaaacccctcacacctgagagagctggatctgagtaacaatgacctgaaggattcaggagtgaagctgctctctgctggactggggaatccccactgtaaactggagactctgaggtcagtattcctgtagttggtcaacaagtgataactgttcaccagatccacatgtgtttaccaggcacacatagtccacaccatatgtgtttggacagtgaagcttagaGTTTTAAATTTgatgctatgctccagcattttgaactgtgtgtgtgtgtccagagcgTGTTTGTATgtaagtcctgtgtgtgtgtatgtcctgtgtgtgtatgtgtgtcatgtgtgtgtgttcagttcatccagtgcgtgtgcgtgtgtgtgtccagtttgtccagtgtttgtgtcactcaatgaacacacacacactagggctgggctatatggccaaaatattataCCACAAAAAAAAAACTTTGATGGTATTTCTTGTTTCTGAATAGTAAAAGTTGTACACTTGCTtcatgagtagtgagtgatcccagggtgctttatgagtagtgagtgatcccagggtgctttatgagtagtgagtgatcccagggtgctttatgagtagtgagtgatcccagggtgcttgatgagtagtgagtgatccagGGTgctagtgagtgatcccagggtgcttatgagtagtgagtgatcccagggtgctttatgagtagtgagtgatcccagggtgcttgatgagtagtgagtgatcccagggtgctttatgatgagtagtgagtgatcccagggtgctttatgagtagtgagtgatcccagggtgctttatgagtagtgagtgatcccagggtgcttgatgagtagtgagtgatcccagggtgctttatgagtagtgagtgatcccagggtgcttgatgagtagtgagtgatcccagggtgctttatgagtagtgagtgatcccagggtgctttatgagtagtgagggATCCAAGGGTGGCAACACAAACGTGATTTcaattaatccactgttcctggtaggccgtcattgtaagtaagaacttttcttaactgacttgctaagttaaataaaggttacattttttttaagtcattgataaaatgtacttaggtatcaaaaataaaagtataaataatttcaaaatccttatattatgcaaaccagatggcaccactttctttttgaattttttatttacagatagacagggtcacactccaacactcagacatcatttttaaacaaagcatttgtgtttagtgagtccttcagatcagaggcagtagggatgaccaggatgttctcttgataagagtgtgaattggaccattcttctgtcctgctaagcattcaaaatgagtacttttaggtgttagggaaaatgtattgagtaaaaagtacagtattttctttaggaatgtagtgaagtaaaagttaaagttgtcaaaaataaaacagtaaagtaagtagtacttgaaagtatttttacctaagtcctttacaccactgctcaattgagataatttccacactgccacgtagggctgtacgatatgggcaaataatctaggacttatttttaaccaaatgttgcaattgtgaTTTGACTTACGAATTAGAGCAAAACTGttagaatcatggaaatagaatgactattctaattctatagttagagtATAATAGTGggtactttgaatacagtgtttgagATGACAACGaattaaaatgccagggaggagttattgtgacagcgtaggaactaaagtgttgataggtgtttcctaggggaccctataagctttggctacattgcatgttttctcttagctacttcatgtagctaacaagtcttgctttgcatattcctctttgatttagacgatactgttgcacaaacaacatgctgatttaggtctacaccatcactggtattaccaggctgtattagctagctacgtttgatcttactcagtacatttattagctagctagctattagcattagcggctaacaattAGCGTCTAACAAGATTCTAGGGCAACTTGCAAAGAAAAGACAAACTTGCTGTTTtgctgatgtaagaaacacagactaatagtgtcattatagaacactagtggatttatataaagaagcaaagtgaaaacagcattgttgtcatcaacattgttccatgtgctgcattgaccaggcagagtgaaaacagcattgttgtcatcaacattgttccatgtgctgcattgaccaggcagagtgaaaacagcattgttgtcatcaacattgttccaTGAGCTGCATTGACCAGGCagagtgaaaacagcattgttgtcatcaacattgttccatgtgctgcattgaccatgcagacagaACGCAAGTGTCTTGCGGTTGAGGAACatcaaatgcgctccttgagtgacaggggaagTGGCTAGGTCACTGTGGAAAGTGTCACGGAGAGAAAGAGCAGACTCAAGTAtcgaagtaaactataaaaattgacattacacatggcgtgtcacatttaacaaaccaaacattaaaaTACCGGTATACAAACaacggacacacacaaacactggacacacacgctggacacactggacacacacattggtcacacacactggacacacacactggcacacaatggacacacacacacattggacacacacacacataaacactggacacacacgctggacacatacactgggcacacacacacttgggctcccgagtggtgcaacgGTCTAGGCAGTGCGTCCCTGGTTTAAATccacatttgatctcaaatccaaaatgctggaataTAGAGACACATTAAAAATGTTAGCTTCACTgtcaaatagatatggtgtggactgtatactcaatacaatctaaatctgatacctcactgtctgtcttttgactgatactgattTTTAAACtagtctggtcagtctactcaaatatttgtactatacatttttctctctacaactttgataatttgtcatttataataatgatacattaatttatgaataggtatggcaggtttcaggacactgatatatctaaaaatatataaaaaatatactgccaccaccaaggaatagcagtgtgattttaatatgattttactctttgcaggctgtcacgcTGTCAAgtgacagaggaaggctgtgcttctctggcctcaactctgaggtcaaacccctcacacctgagagagctggacctgagctacaatcacccaggagactcaggagtcagactgctctctgctggactggaggatccacactgcagactggagaaactcaagtatgtagagggtttatgtcaatgttcatatcagacatgtttgacttatcaggctagttaagacaaacattctgaccacaaCTTGGACAAAGTTTTatgctgattgtgtgtgtgtgtgtgtgtgtgtgagttcaggtgtatccctcaatgactgtctgttcttctgcttaccgctacagtgtggaacatggtggagagtacacaatgaaacctgggcttagaaaatgtgagtgttgactgctgtgaagaatatgactaagaataagtcttaattcaagttaagtcaaagtcaaagaccaccatcattactgacttggtaaTATCAAATATCAGCTGTcgttctacagaagcagaaatcagggacaccaaagtTTAGAAAGAGT from Salmo salar unplaced genomic scaffold, Ssal_v3.1, whole genome shotgun sequence harbors:
- the LOC106593326 gene encoding NLR family CARD domain-containing protein 3-like, which translates into the protein ENIMTFVKNELKMFKRILSPELPEGFESQKQDKEVVDPEDEKQESSAREGALKITLHVLRKMNQKELADTLENYELAVICQRELKSNLKKKFQCVFEGMAKQGNPTLLNKIYTELYITEGGTGEVNNEHELRQIETTTRKQARPETAIKCNDIFKPLTGQDKRIRTVLTKGVAGIGKTVSVQKFILDWAEAKANQDVQFVFSVPFRELNLMKEDKHTFIELLNHFSMETKQSRISNYDKYKVLFIFDGLDECRLPLDFQKNKICWDVTESTSVDVLLTNLIKGNLLPSALLWITTRPAAANKIPSGCVDQVTEVQGFNDPQKEEYFRKRFSDEDMASRIISHIKTSRSLHIMCHIPVFCWISATVLEHMLKHKREEMPKTLTEMYTHLVEFHTKQKNEKYLGKEETGPHWNKESILSLGKLAFQQLVNGNLIFYEEDLKEAGIDINEASVYSGLCTQLFKEECGLYQEKVYCFVHLSIQEFLAAVYVFLSFINNNENLMDKLQTKSSKFSSLFRDEPEVTFYKSAVDNALQSETGNLNIFLRFLLGLSLESNQKHLRGLLTKTRSSSQTHEETVKYIKEKIRENLSPERSINLFHCLNELNDHSLVEEIQSYLRTGSLSRAKLSPAQWSALVFVLLTSEKELDVFDLKKYSRSEEGLLMLLPVVNASRAALLSGCGVTEEGCASLVSALRSNPSHLRELDLSNNDLKDSGVKLLSAGLGNPHCKLETLRLSGCGVTEEGCASLVSALRSNPSHLRELDLSNNDLKDSGVKRYSVEHGGEYTMKPGLRKYVCDLTLDLNTVNRLLSLSEENRKVTWRREEQPYPDHPERFEDCQQVLCREGLTGCCYWEVEWSGREAAIGVTYKGINRRGRVKDCCLGWNDKSWSLFCSDNCYIVWHNNNLTTINVRPCRPHRVGVYLDWPAGTLSFYRASSDTLTHLITFSSTFTEPLYPGFWVNDDSSVSLCQTQHDVSL